Within Vigna unguiculata cultivar IT97K-499-35 chromosome 2, ASM411807v1, whole genome shotgun sequence, the genomic segment atgaatgaatgaaaagaaaaggagagagaGGGTAGAAAGAAACAAGGAGAAAATCCAGAATTCGGATGTGTGGGTGGTTAACTGTTTATGTGTTGCTTTAGCgacaaaatagaaaagaagagagagtgagagagaaaagaaagaagcaaaagagaagaaagaaagaaagaaaagagagagaagaagggaCAGCTGTGGAAGGAGGGGTTGTGGTCCCCACCACAAAATCTTTCTTCTCCCGCCTTCGCGCTTCTTGAATCCCCtcatctcttcttcttcttcttgttcttgttttctTATCACACCCCACTTACTTGGGAGAAACTAATGTTGTGGTGCTGCCATTATTCTTGATATGGACACCCCAGAGAGGAACCAGATCAGTGCTACCCTCTCCAAGTTTGAGGTTTTCTTCCACTTTCACTCTCTAAACTCTTCaccatttcaatttcatctctTTGTCTTGTCTTCTCTACTCTTTTTTCTGCATGCCTCTCATTCTGCACTTTCTTTCTTCTCAATTTTCTCTTCcactcttttcttctcttttcgcTTCAAACATTTCTCCATCTTGCCTAAATGTCTTCTCTTTGTAGTTTTCTTCAACTCATAGTGCCAAAGTTTCTCTCTTTCGAACCAAGTCTTGCCAGTTTTTTCACTTCTGTAGATCTttcttcaacttcatttcagAGGTCGTTTTTacagtttttttgttttttgttttgtttttgtgggTTTCGGCTTTCTTGtgttctactattttttttctctcttcttcttttggGGTGAATGCTTTTTGTTGATACAAGTCTAAACTTTGCGGGTTGCTGTACTCTTTAACAAGTTTTTGTACATGCTCTCAAATTGAGAAAATCCCAcgagttttcttttctttattttatgcaTTTGCATTCAGAGAGACGGTTAATTCGCTAAAACGGGTTTTGACTGGCTCTAGATTTTCAAGAATGATGTTTCTCAAACAGTTTCTACAATCTGTCACGTACATTCTTGTAGTGTTTTATAATGTTCAACGAGTAATCCTTGTCAGATCTGGTCTGCTAAGAATGATTTGTAAATTATTCTGATTTGTTGTAGCTGTTGGGAAATTATGGAATGATTttctccatttttatttttatttttggtagcTCAAGTTACTCTATTCCCGTGTGTATACAAGCTTATCCTTCGATTTATCCAgtttaagtatatattttttttaacatttgccATTTGCAGGATTCACCTGTTTTCAATTATATCAACAGTTTGTCTCCTATAAAGCCCGTTAAGTCTGTTCCCATTAGTCAGACTTTCAATTCACTGAGCTTTTCGTCACCTCCTTCCGTTTTCACATCACCCCACGTCAGCTGTCTCAAGGAATCTAGATTTCTCAGAAGGTAATATTGAAAATTTCTGATTTTTATGTCGTTATATGGTAATATTGAGTTATATATTTACTGATCCACCTTTGGTTCTTGCccaattgttcatctttagacaTATCCCATTGGGCACATCAAAGCCTAAGATTTCTTCTGAAGATGTAAATAAAGTTCACACAATTGAAGAGGCTCTTGCAGATTCTAAACGTGCGCGTCATAACAAGGGTGAATCACAGAACACTGAAAAAGGGATTTCTCTTGGAGATGCTTCAATTGAGCACATAAAATTCTCAGTTGAACCACAGCAAACTTTAAAGTATGACACTTGCGGTAGCCCCGGCTATGATGAGGATAACACTCTTTTGGAATTGCCCGGTGAGGCAGCAGCAGCAGGTGCTTGTAAAACTGATTCAGTTGAGAGTGAAGTGCATCTTCAGGAAATGTGTCAGATGGAGCCAAAGAGTGAAGATCCAGACTGTTATTGGGATAGTTTAATTCCTGATGGCTCTGATATGCTAATTTTTAATTCCCCAGGTGAAGCAGAAGCTTTTAAGGGTCTGATGCACAAACCGTTGGATCCTTCTATACGACTGAGCGATTTTATGTCTGTGGTGCCACTTTCTGCCGTCCATAATGGTAGGAAAATGTTCATTGTTGATTCGGTTGCTTCAGGTTCTGAACATGAGATTGGAGATCACTGTTCTGAGCCAACGATAACAGCCACGGACACGGATCAAACACGGGAGAATCTTGCCGATGTTGTTTTGGTGACTAGCAATTATAACGAGAACGCAAATGATCAGGTAGGCATGTGAAATCTGTAAGTTTTAAGGCATGGTTTTCTAGGCTCTGTTGTATCAGCAATTAACTTGTTTTCGAAAGAAACATATTCAACTGTAAAATGATGCACTGATTCCACATTTTTAACTGTATGGTTGCATATTATAGTTGTGGCTTGTGTTGATGTGACATTTCTAATTCTTGAACAACACTGTATTACTCaatgcgtttttttttttttatttcaattggtATTGTGCTGCATTTTCCATACCCGGGTATATGCTGTTGTAAAGAATCAAGGTAATGGGTCATTTTGTATTCATTTGAAGCTGTCTTCTTTCTACTTGTTCATAAATGAATATAACAAATTAATCTGTAAGCACTCTTGGGTTTTGGTTTCAGCTTGTTTCTGTCACGCACCGTGCCATAAGGAGGCGTTGTCTGGACTTTGAGATGGCCAATGTGCAAAAGAAGAACTCTGATGATAATTCAAACGCCGGTTCAAGTACATCAGAGTCCGATGAGAGGAATGTTGCCAATGAAAAGCAACTTCTTCCAGCAAAACTCAATGGGAATTTTCAGAGGGGAATTTTGCAGGGAATTGGTCTACACCTGAATGCACTTGCTGCCTTGAAAGAATACAAGGGCatacaaattgaaaatttgtctTCTGGAAGACAACTCAGCCTGCCCAACTCTACTTCTTTGCAAATCTCTACAACCCAAGAACAGCAGCATCTTTCAATGGTACCTGTTTCATCTGAAAGAGAATTGGATTCGTCGGACAATGGGGTTCAGCCTACCGAAGATTGTTCCCAGCCATCGGTTTACATGACTGGTGAAGACTTCAATAGGAATAGTCCCAGAAAGAAAAAGCAAGTGCAGTTGTTGATTACGTGTGCATCTCGTAATTTAGAAATTTTCCTTTCTTCGTTAGTCTCATATCAAGTTTGGTTTGCAGACGTAAGATGGAGACACCTGGCGAAACTGAGGGTTGTAAGCGCTGCAACTGCAAGAAGTCGAAGTGTTTGAAGCTGTAAGTTTGAAAAGAATGTTATTTATCTTCTTGTTTTTGGTTGCAGAATTGGAataagttacattgattaatgtTCTAGCGTTAAGTTTTCCATTCTATAGCCTTTACGGTATTGAGTGGTAATGATAGAATCAATGAGACATTCATTCTGAGAAGAAccaagaaaggaaaagaaaatgaactcactgtagttaaaatttgaaattgaccTTATATTTACCTTCTCTTTTTGTATCAGTTACTGCGAGTGTTTTGCTGCTGGTGTCTACTGCATAGAACCCTGCTCCTGTCAGGATTGCTTCAACAAACCTGTTCATGAAGACACTGTTCTTCAAACTCGCAAGCAGATTGAATCTCGCAACCCTCTTGCATTTGCTCCAAAAGTCATCAGAAGTGCTGATTCTGTTCCTGAAATTGgggttagaaaaataaacttaaactcGGTTATTCACGTGTGCAATTTGAACAACCTTTTGTAGGGTGCTAACTATTACTTTTTTGCAGGATGATCCAAATAAAACTCCGGCTTCAGCACGACACAAAAGAGGATGCAACTGCAAAAAATCCAGCTGCCTAAAGAAATACTGTGAATGTTATCAGGTTTGCACCCTTGTCCATCATCCCATCCTGTATGCTTTCAGTTTCAGTtataatatgaattacaaaTGGTTGTTTTGATTTGAAGGGTGGTGTCGGTTGCTCCATTGGCTGTAGATGTGAAGGGTGCAAGAATGCTTTTGGCAGAAAAGATGGTAAGTTTCAATCAGGATCAACTGGTTGGCTATCAATTTAATCAGTTAGAAATGTCTTCAGCATTTCGATTGTTTCCTCTTGAGTGGTAAATAATATTCCTGTAGTTATTAATTGACTTGTTCTGAATTGACACAAttccttatttatttttggttcagGTTCTGCTCCTGTAGGCATAGAAACTGAGCAAGAAGAAACGGAAGCAAGTGACAAGGGTGTGGCAGAAAAAGCTTCACAGAAAACTGAAATTCAGAACACCGAAGAGCATCTGGATTCTGCTACTGTATCAACACCATTACGACTTTCCAGGTTTGATAAgctgactttttttttttttcagttgagATAATGAACAAAAGCGATGTCCCTTATTGATTGATGTTATTTCATTTCCATGGAACAGGCCTTTGCTTCCGTTGCCCTTTTCATCAAAGGGAAAAGCACCAAGATCCTTTGTTACCACCATCTCAGGCTCTGCATTGTTTGGCAGCCAAAAGCTTGGGAAGCCAAACTCTCTTTGGCCTCAATCTAAGCATTTTCAAACTGTCCCAGATGATGAAATGCCAGAGATTCTCCTAGGTGATACCTCTCCGGTCACATGCATCAAAACTTCTTCTCCAAATGGCAAGAGGATCTCCTCTCCCAGCTGTGACTTGGGATCATCTCCTAGTCGCAGAGGTGGCAGGAAGTTGATATTACAGTCCATTCCTTCATTTCCTTCTCTCACCCCTCACCCTTAGAATGGGTTCTTTTTTTGGTTGTAAGTTAGTTCCCCTCTTCCCTGTTAATCATGTTTTTAGTTTGTTGCAATAGAAGCCACGCCTTAgtcttttttatgtatattgaTCTCCGTTTTACTTTGGTAATAATATGTTGCATTCCTTGGATAATGTACTATTTAAGTAATAGTTATGATCATTCCTGGTGATTAATCTTTACGTTTTTCTGTTGTGATTTTTGCCATTTCTTTATGATTAAGTTCCTGAGGATGCATCTTAATATAAGCTGTTGATTTGTCCCTGAAAGTGGATTGTAACTTCATCAAACAAACAAGATTTATAGTTTTTAACCAATGCTGGGACAGAAGTCAATCGGTCTGTTTTGACTGAAATTTTGTGACTGGTAAGTGCATAAATTGTTGGATCCATTGCAAAAAACTATAGCCAATAATCAGCATAAAACTTTCCATTTAAAACATACTACACTGCAACATATGACTGTATTGTACTTATATACAGCCGAaacataactaaaattattaagaaatatgCATGAATCAGTGTTCTTTAAACAAAGTAGAatagaagacatcacaaaaacaTCTCTTGTAAACTTGATCTCAGTTATAtctgttaattatttgaaaacatttataaCTGAAAACCAGGTGTTTTGCAACAAAATTTCATCTAATATTCAATATGGTGTTCCAATTTGAATCTCAAAGGTTCAGATacgttctttttatttttcttataatttttattactctCTCCCTTTTAAATTGGATCATCTTCACATTCGATTTCAAGTTCTCCTAAAATGATGTTAAACTTCTTGGTTACATTTATATAGTGTTGTTCCATTGCAACTCTGTATATACCTTGGGCTCCGTGATAGCAATATTGCATCTTTGATAAACGCCCAAGAGATAGTTTTATTTCTCTAGCAAGTTCTTCACTCTCTTTTAGACGAATAATTTTCTTTAGAAGTTTGCATCTTTACACACATCTTCTAATTTTGATTCTGCTCCTTTGTCTCCTTCATCTACAGTGCTTTCTTTCATCATCAAATTTAAAGCAAaataacacttttatttttgttgagaaGGTGCATTATCTTTAAGAAGCtttcatatttgttttattttgaaccAGTCAATTTGCTTTGTTTAGAATCTAATGGATTAGGTATTTCCTAATATTCAGCTAAGTTATTAGTATGGTTGCTAGAACCATGGAATGTGATCTCTTGATGACTTATTGCTGAATGTGTTTAAAATCAGCAACTTTAACTTCTAATATTTCTGTTCGACACTAAGCAATATTTGATCGATGTTATTAGACACGTAAAGGAAATACTTCCCATCATTTAATTTTCACTTTGAAAATGAATACTTTTCAAAAACTTAGTTATTATTGCTCTCATGATTTGTAGGACTAGTATGGTCAATAGATTACGCTTGAAGTTCTTACCAAACAGTCACCTTGTTAATTATATTCAACAATTTGTAACAGTGCTCTTGATTAGTATCTCAAACTCTCTTATCAAAGTTGAAAacctacatattttttattctttcattgttcttgtatttatttatGAGAAAGTTGTGCATTAGCCTTTTGAACCTAAGTTGATCATTCCTGTAAAAATGGTGCTTGAAACAGTAGAGAATAAAAAGAACTTAGCTCTGGACTAACTTATCTTTCTATAGAATTTTCGGGAAACTAGTGCACTTCACAGTCTTCTTTTACGCCTTCAGAATGTGACATTTTAACAACTGAAACATGATAGTTTTccaataaaagtaaaatgggTACTACAATTGAAACATATGTTTCTGTCTTACACCGTCAAATATGTTACTAAATTATAGCCACCACTAAAACTATTTACTAATttagttatttgattttgtGGATTCTTCTGCGTTGGTCTGAATGATTTGAGAGAAAATAGGTTGTTGGGTTCTCTCATACATACTCATCGGTTAGTTGAAATAGCTTTTCTGAGAGGTGAGATTTCACTGTTTCAGTGTTCGTGGTGTGCGCAAGCTTTCTTTCGAAAATCTTCACGATAAAAATATGGCCTCAGATTAACACTGAATCTTCTATCTACCAACAATTCtgaaaatttttatatgaaCTGAATAATAAATAGGTTTCGgaaattttatataacatgCCATAAATTTCTATAGACCAATGATGAGCTATGTTGAATGTTGAATGAATCTGGGATTGCCTTTGACTGTTCCTTAAAATCACAGTTGACAGAATCTCCTTTGACCTCCATCTACTACATGTTCTTATTCTTTcatataatacaaaattattaaggaCTTCTCTAATCTACCATGTTCTGTAGTGactttttctagaaaaaaagaagataaaagatGCATTGCTTGTAGCATCACGGCTTCTAAATTGGCAActgataaaaggaaaaaatagattgaaatttgaatgtttaatgAAATGAGAATGGGACCGTGCACGGCACAGGGTGGCTTCTAGATTTGGAAATTGAAAGACTCGTTGGTGTTGAGGTAGGTGAGAGTTGTGTTGGTCTTGGAAGTTGAAATTAAGAAGAGAGGTTGAATAGATAACCTAAATTTCTCACCAATTAACCAATATGTGTGTTCTTGACAAAGGTTTGCGTACCACCAATGATGTCTAGAGAAAATGGGAAATGTGAGGAGTAAAATCACATCATGTGGGTCTTCATTTCCAACCTCTCCAAGTACTCTCTTCTAAACATTTCACTTTGGTTGGCTAGTAACATCACATGAAGAGCTACcaccaaaacaaataaaaaaattcacactTTTCCTTGAAGATCCTCACGAGCATTAGACTCCTTGAGTATTATCCTTTCGTTAGATTGAGCATCTCGACCCGCTCTCACGGGACAATTATTCAATTTGCAATGATATTTTCCTTAACAATTGTTCATTAGGAATCGATCGTGACCTTGACTCTGATACTAATTGTTAGATCGAACCCTTACCAATAGGCTAAAAGTTATAGTTATTAGTTAAGACGCAACTCCTTTTACTTAAGAGTATAACAATCCAAACGTCACAATTCGATTGAGACCCGACCCATTTACCTCTGTCATGAGACAATTGATGTCACATGCAACACCTTTTTCTTGAATTCATTATATAGTGGGTAAGTCATGAATCAAACAATTAAGTTAacaaattataaagttatatttgtatctacttatatattttaaatttgttttatttttagttgatataAAATCTCTAACACATTCATCACATTATGACATATACATatcaaacttataattaaatattaataaataatttgacgGCTTGATAATGTGATAGATTTAATAAAcaactaattttattaaaatagattttggaTTACTTTAATATCAtcttaaaaaatagatttttaatctaattagtAAAATGAGATTTATATCCACCTGTATATTATAAAtctgtattattatttttatgaaattattatgtccaacatcttttatatatatatatatatatatttacattttacattCAATGTAAAATTTCTGATTCCAAACCTGAATTTCTGCGAAATCCCTTTATACATGTACTTGTACCGTACCTGTTTAAATGGAATACATAATTCTTCTACATTACATTACatcattcaaaacaaaaatattctgaattgaaaacaa encodes:
- the LOC114174364 gene encoding protein tesmin/TSO1-like CXC 2, whose translation is MDTPERNQISATLSKFEDSPVFNYINSLSPIKPVKSVPISQTFNSLSFSSPPSVFTSPHVSCLKESRFLRRHIPLGTSKPKISSEDVNKVHTIEEALADSKRARHNKGESQNTEKGISLGDASIEHIKFSVEPQQTLKYDTCGSPGYDEDNTLLELPGEAAAAGACKTDSVESEVHLQEMCQMEPKSEDPDCYWDSLIPDGSDMLIFNSPGEAEAFKGLMHKPLDPSIRLSDFMSVVPLSAVHNGRKMFIVDSVASGSEHEIGDHCSEPTITATDTDQTRENLADVVLVTSNYNENANDQLVSVTHRAIRRRCLDFEMANVQKKNSDDNSNAGSSTSESDERNVANEKQLLPAKLNGNFQRGILQGIGLHLNALAALKEYKGIQIENLSSGRQLSLPNSTSLQISTTQEQQHLSMVPVSSERELDSSDNGVQPTEDCSQPSVYMTGEDFNRNSPRKKKRKMETPGETEGCKRCNCKKSKCLKLYCECFAAGVYCIEPCSCQDCFNKPVHEDTVLQTRKQIESRNPLAFAPKVIRSADSVPEIGDDPNKTPASARHKRGCNCKKSSCLKKYCECYQGGVGCSIGCRCEGCKNAFGRKDGSAPVGIETEQEETEASDKGVAEKASQKTEIQNTEEHLDSATVSTPLRLSRPLLPLPFSSKGKAPRSFVTTISGSALFGSQKLGKPNSLWPQSKHFQTVPDDEMPEILLGDTSPVTCIKTSSPNGKRISSPSCDLGSSPSRRGGRKLILQSIPSFPSLTPHP